AATTGTAAAAACAGCATAAAAAGAATTTCACGTCTAACGGCACTGACGCTCTATTTCAAGGAGGGGTAAAACTGATCCAATTTTAAAACTATGAAAGGGAATATtcaagattaaaaaattaaaaaggactTGTTCCAGAGGTTGTTAAGAATATATTTGcaatttttctaatattttaattttaagtaaaaaataatacaaataagatatttaatgttaaaatacaaaatatttgtaaaaaaaataaaacgtttaacacaaataaaatttgaatttttttgacctGTATAtctttttacaaaattttacataacattaaatatttacaaaagtatcatactgtttatttgttattaaatatatatattaattatcccATGTGAAATGAAGTTGAATCTTTAAATacatatcaattaaaaaaaatgtttctttactgaataatattaaatatgaaaGGTTTAACTCTACATAATTAgatctaaatattttaatttcagtttttaaaattaacatttcATAATATCAACATACCATCAAAACATTATATAATGCACCGGAATAGGTTAGGatcattaaatagacttgtgattTTTTGAAACTagatgataaattttattacgtGATGAGGTGATTAAGCTAGGAATCATTGTTCGGGGATCTATGAtaatctaaaattaatatatatttctaAATTCTAATATTCAGTATAATTAATTGCTCCTTAATTAAAGACGATAATATTCTATTTATCAACGATCTACTTTTAACATTTAACAGATTAGTCATTACAATAACATAGACATTTAATTAaggaaaattaaatttcaaataaaaaaaggtatgCCTCTTTACCACACAGATAAATAAaccctttttaaattttgtctcaaatatcaccccaaaatattaaaaatggcTCAATTATGCCCCCTTAATGATTACGTGTTAACACCCTTTCACAGGAGGCACCATTTATAAGGGGGCATAGTTGAGCCGTTTTTAAAACTGTGGGCGCATTCAAGATAAAATTCAAAAGGGACTTATTTTTTCCCTTGGTTGATGAAGAGCCATTATTCAGAAAAATCCAAAAGCTCAAAGAAATAAAGTAATTCCAAGTCCTTAAAACAGGGAAGGTGATTCTACCAGTGATTTGTGATCATCTTTAAGCATCATAGTACcagaaatattaaaaagatgCACAGAATTTGCAGAGAACCTGCCACGCCATCTTTAAGACTGGTATTAAAATGTATCACTGAATTGCAGAATACAAATATAGCTACCTTCTTTAGTTAAATGATTGTTTGAGTACAAGTATTTTCAGGTTTCCGAGAGGCGGATTGGAGGGGATCTATTAGCAGGCATAACataatcaaaactaaaaaaaatagaaaaaaggaaaaaaaattatgatacctGAACTGCTTGATCGAATGCACAAGAAATACCCAACAATTCCTGAACTTGTTTAATTGCATATGGTATAGACCTTGTGGTATCAATCATATGGAGAACAGGAATACAAGAATCTAGGACAACTCTCCATGCATCACCACTTTCTTTCACAGCTGATTTCTCAGTGAGAACGTCCAGAGCCAGTTCCCCCTTCTGATTCCGGGATGGATTTCTTATCCAAGTACTTGTATCTGGACTAACCCAAATAATATTTGCAGAGGAAATTCGAGGGTCACCTATTCATTTTAGAAAAGATCTCAGAAAAGTTGGAATCTAAAATCCAGAAACCTTACTGTTCATTCCAGAAATCGCTGAAACATAAATCAAGTATCATGCAATACAAAATAATGATAGACTACCTTTGATGACTGTGTCCAACAGAACATGGTAAACCTCATCAGCAAAGAGCTGTATGCTTCTCTCTAAATGGATCTCTGTATTATCTTTCCAAAAGAATGACAAGCACGGCATGCCAGACCTTTCATCAGCGCATTCAAAAGAACAACATTCACTACAAAAAAGCAAACTCATTTTAAGAGATTGACAAATCCAGCAGTTGCAATACCAAACACATCAAGAATTATTAGCAGATACAACCACTTTGTGCAACATAGAGAAAGAGAAACTGAATAAAGTAAACTATGTAGACAATATGACACAGAAACAACCAAGTAAGCCAAGCCAAACTATATTAAGTGCAACTATCATATCTGTAAATTAACATTTTACAGCTCGCAACAAAGCTGATACAAGATCTGAGCTCCTGGGTTCACAAAAGCAGAGTTGCCAAATGCAAGCCTCTAAAGTCGACAGGAGAGAGCAAACTTCTTGAAAGTCGACAGAAGACCCAAAGGATAAGATATTTTGACCTTATAAGTATGGGACGTGGCACTCTCCATACTTGGGTCTATATGCTATTAGCTTGACATCTTCCTTACCAGTTAGCTTCTTAAGTTTTCTTCTTAAGTTTAACCCTTCCTTTGTAACCCAATGGTATTAATAATTAGTTACAACCAGGTAACACCGTAAAAGAGATAGTTGAACTACTGacattaaaagaaataaagagaaaaatattCTAACTAAAGCAAATGTTGGTCAAACTTTTTGTGGGGGACTTCCAAGAGACACAGATAGGTACAGTGAAACAgttaaagaaaaaacaaatagtCCGATGAATAAGAGGTGACAAGAACTACCCAGTACCCAGAAGAAAGAGGTGGGTAGTCTACAAACATAATATGTGCCCGCGACTGTATTCAAAACTAACCTGAAAGCTACCTCTATCTTTTTATAAAGAgaaccattttttttcttctttccaaatgaaaagataGTCTCTTTGCACTTATTATGAACAGCCTCCATGTTTACTTTCAACTCTTGCAACTTCATCTGTTCAAAAGGAAATCCAGTTACCAACAAAAATTTAACTTCCAGCCACCAACAAAATACGAAAAAACAAATTCACTCCTTAGAATATTATAGGTATCAAAGAGAGAACCTTTTTGAGATGAATGTGACCAACAACAGTCGCATCTGTAATGCTTTGAGGACTCCTATACCTGCTTGTAAGAATTTGTCAGAACTTAAATATTTctgtaatattttaaagttaatGACCAAATTAAAGAAACAATGTGACAATGACCCTAACCATATAATTTTTATGGAgtattcataaaattatatgaaaaatgatGAGAAATCAAAAGGGTCAAATACACTATCTATTGCTGCTCTCTTTTTGAATCGGACATGCTCAACATCAGAAAGAGGGTTTACCAAGCATCACATTCGAACAAAATGATTTTTATTATCATGCATAAATACTCCATGGCTGTTGATCAAAGGTTAcccaatatatacatatatatattcagatGAGTTTTGTACATTAACAACAGACTTAAGGACCTCGGTTTAAACCGTTATGATCAACAAAACAATAGTTCCATTTGCACATAATTATGTTTGTTGAGGAATAAAAGGGCCATGGGTTAATGTTTTTACCATACCACATATGGACCTCTTGCCTAACAACAGGGGAATGGATAGCTCTTTTACAAGCATGTCAAAAAGAACAGAAAGCATTAGAAAAATAGTTCTAACAACAACTTACTCGATCATAAAGCATGATGCAATGCTTTTAAGAATGACTTTCTCTAAATGATTCTTAACCAAATAGGTTGCTTTTTCCTGGCAGTAAAGTTTCCCACAGCCACAATAGTTAAAGTACAAAATGACACGGCGATCAGTAACATCATTCTTAAAGTTGACTCTGCACTGAAGAATTTCCTGGAAAAGGTAAAAAGTGACAAGAAAGATGCATCACATGCACTATGGAAAATGGTGAAATTCCAAgctaaaagaaagaaaacactGATTACCTTCATCTGCTCCCATGAGGAATTGCTACTTGGAGTGGAATCAAGAACTGCCTTGTATGCAGGATTGGACATAGCAGTTGCAGCTAACACGCCGACAGGCTCACCCGCAGGGAATAAACTCTGTGCTTTAATTCCTGCTTTTACTCCATACTCAAACTGGATGATTGAATTGCTACATACATTTCTCACAGTCCCATCATAACAGATAATTACATCTCTAAGAATGGCcattaaattcttaaataaGGTCCCAGGTTCAGATAATCCTCTTGTAGAACGAACCATAACCTCTCTTGAAGATATTGAATGAACCATCGCTTCATAAGGATCTAGCCCATGGAAAAAACAGCTTTCAATAAATCCATGTTTTGCAGATGGATAATCAATATCAGGAGGATATTTACTCTCAAAATGAGAAGCCATTTCTTCAACCAAAGTCTTAGTGTAGAACTTCCCTCTATCAGAAATTTGCAGGCCCAAGAAGCCAATTTGTTGGACCACCTTTGTCATGGCTGATTCACTCCTGTACTCAATCAAATCACCTATAGTAGATGACCTCAAGATGAATTTTGTAACAGGAAGTTTCGCACATCGGATGTGGTTTTCTAATTGCAGTTCCATGAGTTGATTGTAAGTTGATCTTAATTGACTTAGCAAAGAAGAAATGACCTTGAAATCTCCACGACTACCATCCATGGCAGTCCTAGACATGTAGAAATCTTCTAAACCAACACTAAAACCTTCACAAAATATGTATTCCATCAGTAAAGGCTGCAAAGAATTGAAGAATTTAAAGACTGCATCGGGAcctttctcaaaaaaaattgagattacGACTTCATTGATAACAGACTGTACAACATCCCTGGTGAAATCTGCATTCACTACCTCACCATTGCTGATCAGGTATCTTTCTCCAATGCAATCAAACTGAGAAGGCAAGGCTGTCTGCAATATCTGCTGAGCAGTCCAAATCAAGCCAGAACAACAAGATTTAACAGCAGGCTGTGGCAAAGAAGAAGATACAAACATAGCTAATTGCTGAGCGGCTTTTCTATCCAAGAAGTATGCCTTGAACATGGTCTTCAATGACAAAAGAGAATCAGAAGTCAGTTGTAAATTCAGATTACCACTGTGAGAACTAAGAAGCTGCTTCTCAACTGAAAACAGCTCCAACACTTCTGCTTTAGCAGCAAGAGATTGAGGATAGAAAAGATGTATGCAATCGCCATCAAAATCAGCGCTCAAGGGCCCACATATTAAAGGATTTATCTTGACAGTATGGCCATCATGCACATATACAGAAAGTGCTTGCAGGGAATGCTTATGTGTTGTTGGAGGTCTATTGATGAAGACCATATCTCCATCCATAATCCTCCTGTGAACAACCTGACCAGGCCGAAGAAATGTGTGTCCCTTGGAACCTTCCCTCAATGAAAAGGTAGAAGATCCGTCCCTGTAAGTCAAGCATGACTTATTGTCCACAAGCTCTTGCAAATATTGCACATTATGTGAGTTGACTTTCTCTTCGAATGTGATTCTTTGCGCAATCTCGAAAGGAATCCCAATTTCATTCACACGCTTGTATGCATCACCTGTAATCACACTGCGTGAAGAGAATCCAGAGCCCTTTCTAATGAACAAGGTTTTCATCTTCTCAAGCCATGCTTTAGTTGAGGAACCATTGGACTCCTTGTGAATCCCAAAGCGCTCATTTACATCTTTAGCGGATTTCACAGTGCCCCTCACTTGAAGGTACTGATCTACTGCTGATTGCAAATCATTGGcttcaacttcatgagattcaaAGTTTGGTTCACCGGAGCGTGAGCTTCTAATTATCTCAACTTGCTTCAGAACTTTCTTGAGCATAGATATAGAAAGATCCTGGAATGCAACATGGATTCAAAACTCATAGATTCAActaaaaaacacaataaataaGAGGCAGCATAAGCTTATTATTGGCTTACCGAGGACATAACATTGACACCATCTGAAATATCTAGTGCTGACAAACAGTTTGGAGGAACTGGCACATATTTCATAATGTAGCCATCTTGGGGAAAGAACCCCTTCCTGGAAAGCTTTCTTCGTGTTTCCTGAGAAATTCTCTTTAGCATTTCATTCACCTGTAATATAGGGCAAAGCCAATGTCACACCAGCCCACGTGAGCACATACAAAAACAAGAAGGAGGAGAAGCATACTAGAATACCAAATATCATAAGTTAAGCATGCGAATGAGAGTACAAGAAACAAACCTCATAAGGAAGCAATGTACGAGTAAAGTCATTGCCATAGCGAAAACCATATCTTTCTAAGAAACTCCAATCTGTTTGTCTCTGCCTCGATGGAAACTTTAATTGCAAATTATTTGCACCATCAGTTGTTTTAACCTCCTTGATAGAAATTTGTGAAGCCTCCtacagaaaaagaaaatttccaaaattagGAAAAGACAAGGGAAAACAGCAACAATTACAATAATGAAATTCTACGCCATGTTGCAAAGAAATCTCAATtttcaaaagtataaaaatgtGCAGCAAGGAACAAACTTACATGCtgaatatttttattacagTAACAAATTCTATGTAGAATAAGCAAGAATAAACTACTTCACATATATCTcgatttgaaaaattgaaaacataTGGAAGCTTTGTGCTCACCTCACAGCAAGCAAAGAGACGTTCGGCCATGCCACTGCTCCTCGTCTGAAATTGAATGTCATAAGCTTGTAAGATCAACATTGGCATATACTATAAGCATATAAGGTGCTCCACGGCTACATAACAATCAATTGAAGCTTTAACAACAAAATTGTTCCTTTAAGCGTATCCCTAACTTGCAATTTTAGTGCAGTATGCTATTTGCAACTCTAATCGTCCTTATATGATGATGAATAAGTTTCCACCAATTAAACCTAATTGGCCCAATGAAAACACCTCAGTAACAGAAAAGACATGATTCACATACAGATTCTGCTAGTTTACTCAAATGTTGTCAATTTAAGAATATTACAATAAGGCGATAGAAATGATAAATCGGAATATACTTGGTTGTTCTTCAGTTTCAGACATTTTAAACATAACAAGCTCAACATCCGCTTCAACTCGCTCACATGACTCGGATGATAGATAGGTATTGGCAGTTCAATGTAGCCAAAATGACCTGAAAATAGCAAAGGGAACAAGACACTCAActtcaattaaaattttcatatcACATTATGTGCACGCAAATAAGTAATATCAGAACAATGAACATCAGCTTACCTTCACATTTTCCAGGTTCAGAAGTGCCGCAAGAGTCACATTTACCAAACTCCAGAGGCAAACCAAGAAAAGGATTTGTAAGCTGACTGGAATGGCTTATAGGGAAACCACTAACAGACGCCGTAGACTGTTGAGCAGCAGTAAATAGGGAAAGCAtatgttataataaaataaagagaaacTGTAGTCAAAGAGAGTATATATAGATAGCAGATTCATTAGCTGATCGTACGAGTTTTAGTATCGCATCAAGAAATAATATCCAAATCACtctttttgaaagttgtttaAATACACTTCGCTACCCAAACACAACCCTCCACTCCCCAACAAAATAGAGTGCTCAAATAGGCCATATATGTTGCTTAAGTGGGTATTTACACATGGCTAAGCCTTGTTATCAGCTTCAATATTTAACCAAAACTTCTATAGCAGTAAATGACTCGAGTTAAATGCGATAAAGATATAACAAAAtgcaagaaaataacaaaattctaCTCACAATTTCTTTATGAGTTgccaaaccaaatttgattccgactatctccCCCTCTAAAATATGCAGTTGAGCATCCTCCTTGTCCTCCATTTCTCTTGTAGCAactgaaaaaatcaaaacaaaacaaaacaaattaatttcaGGTACAACACACCAGTctaacacaaaaacaaaaatacaaattttattcaTTTCATCCAGTTtgactta
This window of the Mercurialis annua linkage group LG5, ddMerAnnu1.2, whole genome shotgun sequence genome carries:
- the LOC126680323 gene encoding DNA-directed RNA polymerase V subunit 1; this encodes MEDKEDAQLHILEGEIVGIKFGLATHKEISTASVSGFPISHSSQLTNPFLGLPLEFGKCDSCGTSEPGKCEGHFGYIELPIPIYHPSHVSELKRMLSLLCLKCLKLKNNQTRSSGMAERLFACCEEASQISIKEVKTTDGANNLQLKFPSRQRQTDWSFLERYGFRYGNDFTRTLLPYEVNEMLKRISQETRRKLSRKGFFPQDGYIMKYVPVPPNCLSALDISDGVNVMSSDLSISMLKKVLKQVEIIRSSRSGEPNFESHEVEANDLQSAVDQYLQVRGTVKSAKDVNERFGIHKESNGSSTKAWLEKMKTLFIRKGSGFSSRSVITGDAYKRVNEIGIPFEIAQRITFEEKVNSHNVQYLQELVDNKSCLTYRDGSSTFSLREGSKGHTFLRPGQVVHRRIMDGDMVFINRPPTTHKHSLQALSVYVHDGHTVKINPLICGPLSADFDGDCIHLFYPQSLAAKAEVLELFSVEKQLLSSHSGNLNLQLTSDSLLSLKTMFKAYFLDRKAAQQLAMFVSSSLPQPAVKSCCSGLIWTAQQILQTALPSQFDCIGERYLISNGEVVNADFTRDVVQSVINEVVISIFFEKGPDAVFKFFNSLQPLLMEYIFCEGFSVGLEDFYMSRTAMDGSRGDFKVISSLLSQLRSTYNQLMELQLENHIRCAKLPVTKFILRSSTIGDLIEYRSESAMTKVVQQIGFLGLQISDRGKFYTKTLVEEMASHFESKYPPDIDYPSAKHGFIESCFFHGLDPYEAMVHSISSREVMVRSTRGLSEPGTLFKNLMAILRDVIICYDGTVRNVCSNSIIQFEYGVKAGIKAQSLFPAGEPVGVLAATAMSNPAYKAVLDSTPSSNSSWEQMKEILQCRVNFKNDVTDRRVILYFNYCGCGKLYCQEKATYLVKNHLEKVILKSIASCFMIEYRSPQSITDATVVGHIHLKKMKLQELKVNMEAVHNKCKETIFSFGKKKKNGSLYKKIEVAFSECCSFECADERSGMPCLSFFWKDNTEIHLERSIQLFADEVYHVLLDTVIKGDPRISSANIIWVSPDTSTWIRNPSRNQKGELALDVLTEKSAVKESGDAWRVVLDSCIPVLHMIDTTRSIPYAIKQVQELLGISCAFDQAVQRLSSSVTKVAKGVLKEHLILLANSMTCAGNLVGFTTGGYKALSHSLDVQVPFTEATLYTPRKCFERAAEKCHTDALSSVVAACAWGKHVAVGTGSKFDLIWDQKETCLNPKSSLDVYELLNMVRSSANGEPATACLGAEVDDLMPDDDMDDWNLSPERDFGSEKPIFEDGDEFKKFLDNQPADWEKVSHVEKGVSDGGNWGGDKDKGIDNDESWSSWGRNRTETQNALSTKVQEEPDGSNGLDTVTPWQLNDNSSWGTKKNKSADTNWGSNKNEAADTNWDTQKSAAGASWGKNAVCDQPENTATAWGKQQTRSEGEQDPKWGKPNKDGDAGSSWGRSAVCDQSATAWGKQKTHSEGEQEPKWGKPNNDGDAGSSWNKSAVCEQPESTESAWGKQQTHNDVEQESKWGKPNSLQVSDGGGSPIEKATTSQGWGLPNEKQQKWEKPQTPQHLSPKESGSQGWGSLKETSSQGWGSPRDTSSQGWGSSKETSSQGWGSSKETSSQGWGTPKSRGDGPKGWGSNNAEWKGKNRPPMSQGRDNSAMNLMFTVTRQRLDMFTSEEQDILSDIEPLMRSIRKVMHQSGYNDGDALSATDQSYVIDNVLNYHPDKAAKMGAGVDHIMVNKHSSFQDSRCFFVVSTDGSQQDFSYRKCLENFLKVKYPDLAEEFTGKYFKPRQRGLQPQTPTAETPQPTPASESTQPTPASGSTQPQTPIAETPQQTPVLEPETTGVDNAAE